The DNA segment GCAGCTGCTGGTTGGCTAGCCAGCCCCCAGGCTCCCCCCCATTGGCTGGCGACTTCTTGAGGCTTGCTCCTGATTGGCCAGGGGGTCCCAAACCCCTTTTGCTGATTGGCCAGCGAGCCACCAGGCCCTTTCTCATTAGTTAGCACGCTACCAATGCTGGCCACTGATTGGCTAGACTGTCCCGGGTCCGCTTTCTGTTGCTTGGGGGGGAACCTGGGCCCAGCTCTTGATTGGCGGGGGAGGGTCCCGGCTGCCTTTTTCTGATTGGCTGCCCCCAGCGCCCTGGTGTGGGGGCTGCAGGACCCGGAGCGCAGTCGGCTGCTGGAGGCGGCCATGGCGGTGATGGGGCCCCAGCGCCTGCGGgagctcttccagcagcagctgaagggcCGCCTACAGGGCGTGGCTGCCCACCGGGTGGCCAATCATGGGTTGCAGCGCCTGCTGGACCACGCCCCTGCTGATGTGGTAGGCGGGGCTTAAGGGGGTGGGGCTTGAAAGGGCAGGGATGGTGGGAGGGGGCCCAGGAGGGGCGGAGCTAGGGAAGAAAGGGGTGATGGGGGTGTGGCTTAAAGGGGCAGGGCCTGTGGGGTGAAGGCGGAGCTTATTGGGTGGGAGGTTTGGGGCGGAGCTTAATAGGAGAGGGGAGCGTTTGCAGGTGAGGGTATTGGGCACTGTTTCTTGGGAGCGGGGCTTATGACGCAGAGATGCAGTCTATTGGGTGGGCCTGAAGGGGGAAGGTGTGGCTTACAGGGAAGATCCTATTGGGTGGGGTGCTTGAGGGTGGGGCTTATGCAGAAGAGCTTGGGGAAGGTGGGGCTTGTGGATGGGGGGGGCGGCCTTGCAGCTGGGTGGGCGGGACCGATGGGGTGGGCGGGGCTTGTGGGCACCGAGGAGGTGGGGCTGATGCTGTCTCCGCCCCATCCAGGTGGGGGAGGTGGTGTCAGAGCTGGGCCCCGCCCTGGGCGAGCCCTTGGCCCGGGGCCACCCCGGGGTGCTCACGGCCCTGCTGGGCGCATGCCGGCGCCACCCCGGCCTCCAGCAGGAGGCGCTGTGCTGCCTCTTCCAGGTAGGCCACGCCCCCTTCCATGCTAGTCTCCACCCCCTTTTCTGCTAAGCCCCGCCCTCGGGGGAAGGACCTTGTTGCTATTGGCACTGATCCGGACAGAACACCCGTAGCAGTGCCTTGTGACTTTAAATAAGCCCCACCCCTTTCTGTTAGGGCACGCCCCTTTCATCTTAGCCCTGCCTTAAACCGCACAAAGGGTTCTTATTGGATATGGATAGTATCCATATTAGGCTGGACAAGCCCCTCCGTGTCACACAGACCACACCCCTCTGATGCTCCACCCAGCTCTGTAATACATGTTTTCTATTGGCTGAATAAGGCATGGACCCACTGTTAAATGTGTTGCCGTTTTAAGGTATTGCTGCTTTAAGAACTGTGGTTGTTTTTAAGGAGGCCACACCTCTTTCCACAAAGCCCTGCCCCACCTGTAGTCCCCGCCCCCTCCCTGGTCCTCCCCTTGGTCCTAGCGCCCCTCCTCTGGGAGGGGCTACTTGCCCCACTTAACCCAGGCCCCACCCCTTCCACCCAGGCCCTGCCCCCTCAGAGGCCCCTCCCTAAGCCCCACCCTCCTTGCCTTTCTCCTCCAATAGGCTTTCGGCTGCTGGGAGCCGCGGGAGCGACGCCGGGCCTGTGTGGGGTTCCTGGCCGGGCTCCGCCCctttggggatggggacagggatgcaGAGGGGGCGGAGCCAGAGGTGAGGGGCGGGGCAAGGGTGGGAGTGGgcggggcaggggtgggagTGGGCCGGGCTGCCTCATCCCCCCAAAGGTCCCTCCATTTGCCCCCCGATTCCCTCTCTTGCCCCCCGCCCCCTCATTTGCCCCCAATCTCCTCTAACTTGCCCCCGTGCCCCCCCGCTTGCCCCCCAGCGCCCTTATCTACTCTTTTAACTGCCAATTTGTCCTCCGAAACCCACTATTTAGCCCCCTTGCACAATTATTTGCCCCCTCCATCCACTGAATTTGCCCCCAACCCCTCTATTTACCCCTAGCCCCCCTTGTTATGTCTCAAGACCCCCCAGGAGGCTTTTGGGACCCCCGTGTCCTTCCAATTGCCCCCCATTTATCCCCCAAAGCCCTTCACGCTCTCCCAAAACCTCCTTTTGCCTCCGTATCTGCCCCAAGACCCCCCCAGGAGGGCTTTTGGGGGCCCCTTGACACCCCTGCTTGCCCCGACCCCTGTATTTCCCCCCGTTTCTCTCCTCCGCAGCCCTCGCTGGGCCCCGTCACGCTCCAcggctccctcctgctccagcacctgctGCACTTCAGGGACCCGGGGCCGGTCCTGGCGGGGCTGGAGGCGCTGCCCCCCACGGCCCTGGCCGCCCTggcccgcagcccccccggcAGCCGGGTTTGGGACGCCCTCCTCACCTCCCCCACCGTCCCCacccgcgcccgccgccgcctcctccgcaAGCTCAaggtaagggggggggggtccccagtGCCAGATTGGGGCCAAACCCCCGCTTTCAGAGCCCCTCCGGCAGCATTGTGGGGCCAGATCTCCGTTCTCGGGGCGTTTGGGGCGGTTTCAAGCCTCCCCCTCAAAGACGTGTGGCGGTTTCGCGGCCCCGCGTTGTCCTGCGAGGTGGCACAAGCCCCTCCCTTAACAAAATGGCGGCTTTTATTGCCCCACCCTGATGCTTTTAAGGGTCTTCTCCTTGCTGACATCGCTCCCTGCTTTGTCCCACCCCCCTCGTAGGGTCACTTCTTCTCGCTGGCGTGTCACCGCAACGGCAGCCGCGTCCTCGACGGTGTCTGGGCCTCGGCCTCCGCCCCTGCCCGCGCCGCCATCGCCGGTGAGCTGGGTGAGTACCGGGGAAGGGGGCGCGACGGAGGGGACCCTGGCGTCCGGGCCCCGCCCtaacaccccctccccccccccgcagcatCCCAGCGCGAGGCCCTGCAGCGCGACCCCCACGGTCGGGGGGTGGCCCGGACCCTCGGCCTCGACCtcttcctccgccgccgccgcctgtGGGAGCGGCTACAGGCGGCCCCCGACCGCCGCCGTGGCCTCCTGGGACCCCTCCTGGAGGACTGACACCCCCCCAGGGGCGTAGAGCGGCTGCCCGGGCGACAGAGAGGCACCCTCCTGGAGGACCGTGGGACATAGAGAAGAGAACTGGGGGGAGAGAGCATCTCCTGGGtttcagcagctcctgagaTCGCAGAGGACCATAGAGATCCCAAGCGCCGCTCTggttcttcttccccccccatcTTGTCTGCTCTGGACCACCGAACCATGGAGTCACTGGAGGACTGCTGGCCAGAAAGGCCCCTGCCGCTGCAccatggagctgctggaggactCAATGCCAGacagagcagctctggagcccttCCTGATGTGAGTACCACAGAGTTTTCAAAGGCGAGGGGCAACAGTGACACTCTGGCACCCATTGCCTGAGCCTCGTCTGCTCTTGGCCTCCcaacatgtatttttctatataaattgatattttttaacacatttctggggttttttgtgagAAGGCGGTGCAGCCTGATCCCTTGGTCCCTTCTCCTTCCTACAACGCTCTTTGTCCCCCAACAGGCGGCCATTTTGTCCCAGCAATGGGTTCTCCAAGCAGTGCCCAGTGCTTGTTCAGCCCTTTAGTGGCGCGGctatagggggaaaaaagggcgGGGCTATAGGAAAAAAGGGCGGGGCTATAGGAAAAAAGGGCGGGGCTTAGCGGTCATAGGTGACCCTCTGGGGCGCGGCGCTGTCGAGGAGGCGGCGGAGGGCGGCAGAGAGGCTCAGGAGGCTCTGCCCCACGGCACGCGTCATGGCCGCCACCAGCCGCAGCAGttccctggggggggggggggcacagaaAAGGGGGTTCAGAGCTGCCCCGTGGGGCTCCCCCAACCTCTACCCCCGTGGGGTGCCTATGGGGCAGGTGCTGACCCTATGGGGCAGGAGAAGGTCTTGCCCCGTGGGGTCTTCTCCTGCCCCATCTGCACCCCCGTGGGGAGAAGGGTCAATTGGGGCTAAGCCCCCCCACCATGGGGGCTCCCCATGGGtcaggacccccccccccagccctgcccacgTACCTCAGGAGCCGCTCGGGGCCGAGCCCCCCCACGTCGCAGCGCAGGCCCCTCACGGACGCCGTCACCCGCAGCTGCCCCACCAGGTCGTGGGGACTCGCCTTGGCCAGGGCCACCGTCACCCGGGCCACCTCGTCCCCGGGGCGGGACCCCCGTGCCTGGGGGGGCTCAGGCTCCCAGTGCTCCCTGAACAGCCTGGCCTGGGGGGGGGTGGAAGAGGGGTTGGCGGGCAATTaagtgccggggggggggggtttatGGGGTATTGGGGAGTCTTGGGGGCAGCGAGGGCTTGGGGGGTCCAGGGGAGTTATTGTGGGTGTCTTGTGGGGGGGTGGGTCTTGGGACACTCCTTGGGTCTGTAGGGTCCCCTGGGGAGATTTGGGGCTCCTAAGGGAGCTGTAGCGGGTCCTGGGGCAATTGGGCAGCCCTGAGAAGGAGCAGAGGAGTTTTTGGGGGTCCCAGTGGCAACTGGGTGTGTATTTGGGGGTCCTAAGTGAGTTATAGGAGGTAGGGAGGGGCTGAGGGAGAATATTCGGGGTGCACTCGGGGGTATTTGGGGTCCCAGTGGAGTCTCACCTTGGGGGGCTCCCAGTGCTGCCCCGGTGCCAGGGCCATGAGGGGGGTGTGGGGTGCCAG comes from the Gymnogyps californianus isolate 813 unplaced genomic scaffold, ASM1813914v2 HiC_scaffold_359, whole genome shotgun sequence genome and includes:
- the LOC127028599 gene encoding cell death activator CIDE-B-like, which codes for MGAVRLEVGGHWGHQPRPFWVCDRRRGRPRGLVAASLEELREQAGEALSLGPLVTLVLAEDGTAVETEGFFGALAPHTPLMALAPGQHWEPPKARLFREHWEPEPPQARGSRPGDEVARVTVALAKASPHDLVGQLRVTASVRGLRCDVGGLGPERLLRELLRLVAAMTRAVGQSLLSLSAALRRLLDSAAPQRVTYDR
- the NOP9 gene encoding nucleolar protein 9, whose protein sequence is MLGQVLPPLVVGGLGGPAGHPLGARVLEAALGRVLPALGEAVGQAEEAVGQVEEAVGQLAAAVRDDLVAFARHPAGSFVVRALLRVLGGAPGAGVPQLPPGGAEPKAKGVELALKGAEAAAEGVELPPSFPPLLGQLAEAFEEHLASLLSPASASLCLQVALEVLHRSQSPACSRLCNALIGQLAPPSPAPAESALVWGLQDPERSRLLEAAMAVMGPQRLRELFQQQLKGRLQGVAAHRVANHGLQRLLDHAPADVVGEVVSELGPALGEPLARGHPGVLTALLGACRRHPGLQQEALCCLFQAFGCWEPRERRRACVGFLAGLRPFGDGDRDAEGAEPEPSLGPVTLHGSLLLQHLLHFRDPGPVLAGLEALPPTALAALARSPPGSRVWDALLTSPTVPTRARRRLLRKLKGHFFSLACHRNGSRVLDGVWASASAPARAAIAGELASQREALQRDPHGRGVARTLGLDLFLRRRRLWERLQAAPDRRRGLLGPLLED